The segment AGCGGACGAAGGGGAACGGGCCGCCCTTGCCGCGCGGTTCGGCGTAGTGGGCATTACCAGCTTCAGCGCCGAATTGACGTTTGAGCCAGACGGCGATGCTGTCGACGCGCGGGGCTTCCTGAGAGCGCAGTTGATTCAGGCGTGCGCGGTCTCCGGCGATGACTTTCCGGTGAAAGTGGAGGAGCCGCTGAGCCTGCGGTTCATGCGCGAAGTGCGCGCGGTTGATCCCGAGGAAGAGGCCGAGCTGCCTGCCGACGAGCCGGATGAAATCGAATTCACCGGCGATAGTTTCGACATCGGCGAAGCGGTCGCCCAAAGCCTTGGCCTAGCGATCGACCCTTACGCCGAAGGGCCAAATGCCGACGCTGTCCGGCGCGAGGCGGGCATTGCCCCTGAAGGCGAAGCCGAAGGTCCGCTTGCCGAACTGCTAAGAGGCCTCAAGCCGACCTAGCGGCACCTCGTCCCCCGCGCGGCCGGTGATCATTGGACGATCAAAAGGGAATATCGTCGTCGAGATCGTCGTAGTTCGATCCGCCGCCCGACGACGCGCCGCCCGCTGCACCGCCCTGGTTCCAGCCGCCCCCCGAAGAGCCGCCGCTCGAAGAGCTGCCGCCGCTCCAGTCATTGCCGCCGCCACCGCCGCCGCGCTGGCCACCGCCACCGCCACCGCCTTGCGCGCCGTCGAGCATCGTCATGACCGCGCCCGGCCCGCCGACGGAAATCTCGGTCGAGTAGCGATCGTTACCCGATTGATCCTGCCACTTGCGGGTGCGCAGGCTGCCTTCGATATAAACCTTGCTGCCCTTGCGCAGATAGCGTTCGGCCACCCCGATCAGGCCGTCCGACTGCAGCACCACCGTGTGCCATTCGGTGCGTTCCTTGCGCTCGCCAGAGTTCTTGTCTTTCCAGCTCTCGGACGTCGCGATGCGCAGGTTGGCGATGCGCCCGCCGTTCTGGAAGCTCTTGACCTCGGGATCCGCGCCCAGGTTTCCGATCAGCATGACCTTGTTGAGGCTGCCCGCCATCTCTCTCGCTTCCCTTCTACAGCTCAAACACGACTGCATCCGCAGGCGCGCCTGTTAAGTGATTCTCGCCTCGATGTAGGGCCGGCGCCGCCGTCCCTCAACCAGCCGTCAGCCGCTTATGCCCGAAGCTTGGCTAAAGGCCGAGCGCGGTCGCTGTCCAGAACGTGAGGCCGGCGAAAATATAAGCGAGCCCAAACAGGTACGCGAGCATGAACGCCGGCCATTTCCACCCGTTCGTCTCGCGCCGGGTGACGGCGATCGTCGAAAGGCACTGCGGCGCGAACACGAACCACGCCAGGAAGGCGAGCGCGGTCGGCAAGCTCCACTTCGCGGACAACTGGCTGGCGAGGCCCTGCGCCGCCGCTTCCTCGTCAGGGGCGTCGACTGCGTAGGTCGTGGCCAAGCTCGACACGGCCACCTCGCGTGCGGCCATCGCGGGAATGAGCGCCAGCGCGATCTCGCGGTTAAAGCCGATCGGCTCCACCACGACCGCCAGCCCCTTGCTAACCTGACCGGCGATCGACGCCTCCACCTGGCTTTCGCCCGGCGCCGCGCGCGGGAAACTGAGAAGGACCCACAGCACGACCGTGACGGTGAAGATAATCGTGCCGGCGCGCCGCAGGAACACCCATGCACGTTGCCATAGCCCGATCGCCAGGTCCTTGAGCAGCGGCATCTGATAACGGGGCAATTCCATGATGAACCCCGAGGCTGCGCCCTTCGCGACAGTTCGCCGCAGCACGAGCGCTGCCGCCATCGCGCCGACGATACCCGCCACGTACAGGCCGAACAGCACCAGTCCCTGCAGGCCGATAATTTCGAATCCTTCCGGACCGATCGCCGTGCGGGGGATAAACGCCGCAATGATCACCGCATAGACCGGCAGCCGTGCTGAACAGGTCATCAGCGGGGCGATCAGGATAGTGGTCAGGCGATCCTTGGGATCGGCGATCGAGCGGGTCGCCATGATGCCGGGAATGGCGCAGGCGAAGCTGGAGAGAAGCGGAATGAAACTGCGCCCGGACAGCCCCACGCCCTGCATCATCCGGTCCATCAGGAACGCGGCACGCGCCATGTAACCGGACGCTTCCATCGCAAGGATGAAGGCGAACAGGATCACGATCTGCGGCAGGAAGACGACGACCGAGCCAACACCCCCGATAATCCCCTCCGTCACCAGGTCGCGCACCAGACTGGCGCCGACGTTGTTGCGGATCGAATCGGAGATCATGCCCGCGAACATCTCCAGCCCATCCGCGAACGGAGTGGCCCAGGCGAAGACTGCCTGAAAGACGACGAACAGCAGGCCAAACAGGATCAGCGGCCCGAACCACGGGTGAAGCAGCACCCGGTCCAGACCCGCGTGGAGCCGGTGCTGGGCGGTTTCCGACAGCACTGCGCCGCGCGCGATGTTGGCCGCGGCCAGACGCCGTTCGGGAAGCGTCAGGTGCGCGCGGGGGTGCAACTCATGCGCCTCGGCGTGCCGCTCCGCACTAGCGATCGCCTCGCTCAACTCGGTCAGGCCCCTCCGGCGCACGGCAACGGTCGGGATCACCGGCACGCCCAAGCCTTGTGACAGTGCCGCGGGATCAAGCGTCAGCCCGTCCCGTTCGGCAAGGTCGACCATGTTGAGCGCGACCACGGTGGGCCGGCCCAGCGCAATCACCTCCTGCGCGAACACCAGATGCTGTTCGAGGTTAGCCGCGTCGAGCACCACGATGAGCACTTCAGGAGTCGCTTCACCGGCGAATTCACCGTGCACGACCTTTCGCGTGACTTCTTCGTCAGGGCTCGACGGGTCGAAGGAATAGGCGCCCGGCAGGTCGATCAGTTCGACCGGTTCTCCGCTCGGCAGCGTAAGGCGGCCCGCCTTGCGTTCGACGGTGACGCCCGGATAGTTGGCAATCTTTTGGCGCGCGCCTGTCAGCGCGTTGAATAGTGCGCTCTTGCCTGCATTGGGGTTGCCGACCAGCGCGGCAGTGCGCAGTCGGCTCACAGCGGCTCGATCTCCATGGCCGAGGCATGGACCCGGCGTACCGCCACGGTCATCCGGCCGATCATCACCGCAATCGGGTCGCGTCCGCCAAATACGCCGCGATGTGCAATCGCCACCCGCGCGCCCGCGTCGAGACCCAAAGCGCGTAGTCGCATTCCATCCTGAGGGGCGAGGCGATCCCAGTCCACTGCCACGATGCGCGCGCGGTGACCGCGTTCAAGTCCCTCCAGAGTCATTATTCGCAGGTAGGCAAACGCGCCGCTAGTTGCAACTGATTTGCAATAGTGGATCAGGACGCCGGGTAGCGCAGCCTCCCCAAGAAGCGCGCGACGCTGAACCGCTCGCCGCTGGGCCGCAGAAGCTGCGCCTTAACTTTCTCGAACTGCATCACGCCCTCGATCCGGCGGTCGAGGAAGGCGCCGGTGGAGGTCTTTCCCTCGCTCTCATCGTCGACAAATACCGCCAGGGTGGCGGCGTAGATGCCGGCGAGCAGGGCCCGCTTGGTGTAGTGGTTGTAATCTGTCGCCGTGTCGCCTGCGAGCCGCCACATCGCGTCCGCGCTGGCCCAGCCCAGCTTCCCAGCGCGCACCGCGTTCTGCGGCAGCGACATGATCGCAAGCGCGCGCCGCAGCGCCTCTTCCCGTCCGGCAATCGCCGCGAGACGCGCCTGCACCAGCGCACGTATGCGCTCACGAATCTTGAGCGCGCCGAGGGTCTCGGGCGGCAGGGCATGCGCCATCGCCAGGTCGACGCTGCCGACCCATGCCGCAATCATGTCCATCGCTCCGCCGGGAAAGGCGAGCCGCGCCACATCGGCGTCGACCGCGTCCATCTGCGCGGCGGATACAAGCGCGGCGTCAGTCCACCCGTCGAACACGGCCGCATCGGCGATCGCCGGGGCCAGCGCCACTCGCAGTTCGTCCAGGGTCAGGTCAGCGCTCGCCGCCGTCACAGACCGGGACCGTAAGTTTCCGATTGCGGGGCAGCCTTGCGCGCCGCTTCCGCGCGGTCGATCTCCGCTGTGACCCCGGCCGAACCGCCCATGAGTTTCGCGTATTCGCGCGCCGAGCGTCCCGAAGTGTCGGCCCGATCAGCGCTTGCGCCGTGCTGCAGCAGCAGCCGGATCATTGGGACGTCGCGCCGATGCACCGCCGCGATCAGCGGCGTTTCGCCCGACGCGTTGACGACATCGACCCGAGCGCCCCTTTTCAGGAGAAGCTCCACCCCTTCGGTAAACCCGAGACCCGCCGCCAGGGCCAGCGGGGTGACGCCTCGCTTGTCGCTCTTATTGGGATCCGCCCCGCGGTCGAGCAGGAACCGGGTCCATGTCTCGTCCCGCCGCTGCACCACGATGTGCAGCGCGGTCTCGCCAGTGGTCTGATCAGTCGTCTTGATCAGGGTGCTACCCGGTTCGCTCAAGAACTCGGTCGCCTTCGTCCCGTCGCGATCCTTGACCGCCTTCAGGAAGCTATAGCCATCGCGCATCTGTGCCGCCGCAGGCGCGGAAGCGAACATGGCGCCGAACGCCAGAAACGCGGCCAGATTGCGGAAAACGACCCCCGGCATCTTTCAGCCCCTCTCTTCAAACCTTACGTAAACGCGCCAGTCGGCAACGGCGCCCTTGCCGCCCACCCGTTAGCAGACCATGAACCGCCGCGCCATGCCTCGCCTCCTTACAGCAGCCCTCCTCTTTCTGTCTCTCGCGGGATGTCAGCAGTCCCCCGCGCCAGCGGACGAGCCTCCCCTGGCGGGCGCAACGATCGGCGGTGATTTCACGCTGACCGACCAGCATGGGCAAACGAAGCGCTGGGCCGACTTCCGCGGCAAGTATGCGGTGGTGTATTTCGGCTATACCTACTGCCCCGACATTTGCCCGACGGATGTCCAGCGAACCACGCAGGGATTGAAGGAGTTTGCCCGCGAGCACCCGGATTTGCGGGCCAAGGTCCAGCAAATCTTCATCACCATCGATCCCGAGCGGGACACCCCCCAGGTGGTCGGCCAGTTCGCCGCCGCGTTCGATCCCAAGATGGTCGCTCTCACCGGCACGCCTGAACAGGTGCAGGCCGCTGCGGATGCCTTCAAGGTTTATCATTCCAAGGGCGAGCAGGAAGACGGCGGGGCCTATCTCGTGAACCATTCCGGCATCACGTACTTGTTCGACCCCGCCGGGCTCCCGCTCGCAACCCTGCCGACCGATCAGGGCGCATCCGCCGTGGCCAAGGAACTGGCGAAATGGGTGCGCTAAGGGACGACTTCTGGAACCTGCCCCTCGCAGACCTCTCCCGCGACGAGTGGGAGGCGTTGTGCGATGGCTGCGGTCTATGCTGCCTGCATAAGCTGGAGGACGAGGATACGGGCGAGATCGCCCATACCAACGTCGCCTGCAAGCTGCTCGACACCGGCACCGCGCTGTGCGGGGAATACCGGCACCGCAAGGCTTTCGTGCCCGATTGCATGCGCCTGACGCCCCGCCTGGTCAAACAGGTCAGCTGGCTGCCCGAGACATGCGCCTATCGTTTGCGGGCGGACAACCAGCCGCTGGCGGAATGGCACTATCTCGTGAGTGGCAACCGGGAGTCGGTCCACGCCGATGGCCCCGGCGTCGCGGGCCGGGTCATCAGCGAAACCGTGGCTGGGCCGCTCGAAAATCACGTCGTGGACTGGATCCGGTTGGACGAGGACGCGGACGCATGATCGGCTGGCTGGCGCGCGATGCGGCCGGTCCGACAGTGGAGATAGCGGGGCGGGTCCTCCCCGTGGCGTTGCGCCGCGACGCGCGAGCCCGGCGCCTGACCCTGCGCCTTGCGCCGGACGGCAGCGAAGTGCGCCTGACGCTCCCGCGCTGGTGCCCGGAGCGCGAAGCGCTGGGGTTCGTCCGGGCGCGTACGCAATGGCTGGCAGACCAGCTCGCCCGGGTGCCGGAACAGCGCGCACCGCGCGCCGGTGGAACGATCTTCTATCGCGGAGGGGAACTGGCGATCGACCACCGAACGGTCCATCCACGCACCCCGCAGCTGGAGGACCACCGCATCGTCCTCGGCGGTCCGGCCGATCAGATCGCGCCGCGTCTTCAGCGCTGGCTCGAGCGATCGGCACAGGCGCTGCTGGTCGAAGACCTCGCCTTCTACGCCGCCCGGGCGCGGATACCGACACCGCAACTGCGGCTGAGCCGGGCGCAACGCCGCTGGGGCAGTTGCTCGACCAACGGCACGGTGCGAATCAACTGGCGGCTGGTGCAGGCGCCGGATGCGGTGCGCCGATCGGTGGTCGCGCACGAAGTCGCGCATTGCCTGCACTTCGACCATAGCCCGGCGTTTCACGCGGCGCTCGGCGAACTGTTCGAAGGCGACCTCGCGGCCGCAGACGCATGGATTAAGGCGCACGGCCTCTCACTTTACGCCAGCTTCGGCTAGGCGAAGGCGGAACCAGCTCCTAGATTGGGTGCCATGCGGATCATCCAGCGCCTCAACCCCGGTCCGGGCATCGCCGATTTCTGGACCGAGTTCAAACGGCCCAATCCATACCGGTGGCCGATCCTCGGCGGCTCTGCGCTGCTGACCGCGTCCCTCATGTTGCTGCTGAGCGATCGCGCCGCGGACTTCGACTGGCTGGTGGGCGCCGCGCTGGCGCTGATCGCGGGAGTTGCCATTGCCGCGGCCATCGCCGAGCACGTGCGAATCCGCGTCGGGGTGCTCGCGCTCGCGGGGCTGATGACCTTCACCTTGATGTATCAGTTCACCAAGGAGCGGGTGATCGTCCCGCCCCGGCCGCCGGAGGTGACCTTCATCTCCACCTTTGCCGATGGCCGCAGCGATGCGGAAATCCAGGCGTCGAACATCGCC is part of the Altererythrobacter sp. TH136 genome and harbors:
- a CDS encoding DUF177 domain-containing protein, with protein sequence MATEDPGVEFSRMVRVRPAVPERVTIEADEGERAALAARFGVVGITSFSAELTFEPDGDAVDARGFLRAQLIQACAVSGDDFPVKVEEPLSLRFMREVRAVDPEEEAELPADEPDEIEFTGDSFDIGEAVAQSLGLAIDPYAEGPNADAVRREAGIAPEGEAEGPLAELLRGLKPT
- a CDS encoding ferrous iron transporter B encodes the protein MSRLRTAALVGNPNAGKSALFNALTGARQKIANYPGVTVERKAGRLTLPSGEPVELIDLPGAYSFDPSSPDEEVTRKVVHGEFAGEATPEVLIVVLDAANLEQHLVFAQEVIALGRPTVVALNMVDLAERDGLTLDPAALSQGLGVPVIPTVAVRRRGLTELSEAIASAERHAEAHELHPRAHLTLPERRLAAANIARGAVLSETAQHRLHAGLDRVLLHPWFGPLILFGLLFVVFQAVFAWATPFADGLEMFAGMISDSIRNNVGASLVRDLVTEGIIGGVGSVVVFLPQIVILFAFILAMEASGYMARAAFLMDRMMQGVGLSGRSFIPLLSSFACAIPGIMATRSIADPKDRLTTILIAPLMTCSARLPVYAVIIAAFIPRTAIGPEGFEIIGLQGLVLFGLYVAGIVGAMAAALVLRRTVAKGAASGFIMELPRYQMPLLKDLAIGLWQRAWVFLRRAGTIIFTVTVVLWVLLSFPRAAPGESQVEASIAGQVSKGLAVVVEPIGFNREIALALIPAMAAREVAVSSLATTYAVDAPDEEAAAQGLASQLSAKWSLPTALAFLAWFVFAPQCLSTIAVTRRETNGWKWPAFMLAYLFGLAYIFAGLTFWTATALGL
- a CDS encoding FeoA family protein → MTLEGLERGHRARIVAVDWDRLAPQDGMRLRALGLDAGARVAIAHRGVFGGRDPIAVMIGRMTVAVRRVHASAMEIEPL
- a CDS encoding COQ9 family protein, whose product is MTAASADLTLDELRVALAPAIADAAVFDGWTDAALVSAAQMDAVDADVARLAFPGGAMDMIAAWVGSVDLAMAHALPPETLGALKIRERIRALVQARLAAIAGREEALRRALAIMSLPQNAVRAGKLGWASADAMWRLAGDTATDYNHYTKRALLAGIYAATLAVFVDDESEGKTSTGAFLDRRIEGVMQFEKVKAQLLRPSGERFSVARFLGRLRYPAS
- a CDS encoding SCO family protein — encoded protein: MNRRAMPRLLTAALLFLSLAGCQQSPAPADEPPLAGATIGGDFTLTDQHGQTKRWADFRGKYAVVYFGYTYCPDICPTDVQRTTQGLKEFAREHPDLRAKVQQIFITIDPERDTPQVVGQFAAAFDPKMVALTGTPEQVQAAADAFKVYHSKGEQEDGGAYLVNHSGITYLFDPAGLPLATLPTDQGASAVAKELAKWVR
- a CDS encoding ankyrin repeat domain-containing protein, yielding MPGVVFRNLAAFLAFGAMFASAPAAAQMRDGYSFLKAVKDRDGTKATEFLSEPGSTLIKTTDQTTGETALHIVVQRRDETWTRFLLDRGADPNKSDKRGVTPLALAAGLGFTEGVELLLKRGARVDVVNASGETPLIAAVHRRDVPMIRLLLQHGASADRADTSGRSAREYAKLMGGSAGVTAEIDRAEAARKAAPQSETYGPGL
- a CDS encoding YcgN family cysteine cluster protein, whose product is MGALRDDFWNLPLADLSRDEWEALCDGCGLCCLHKLEDEDTGEIAHTNVACKLLDTGTALCGEYRHRKAFVPDCMRLTPRLVKQVSWLPETCAYRLRADNQPLAEWHYLVSGNRESVHADGPGVAGRVISETVAGPLENHVVDWIRLDEDADA
- the ssb gene encoding single-stranded DNA-binding protein; amino-acid sequence: MAGSLNKVMLIGNLGADPEVKSFQNGGRIANLRIATSESWKDKNSGERKERTEWHTVVLQSDGLIGVAERYLRKGSKVYIEGSLRTRKWQDQSGNDRYSTEISVGGPGAVMTMLDGAQGGGGGGGQRGGGGGGNDWSGGSSSSGGSSGGGWNQGGAAGGASSGGGSNYDDLDDDIPF
- a CDS encoding SprT family zinc-dependent metalloprotease, which produces MIGWLARDAAGPTVEIAGRVLPVALRRDARARRLTLRLAPDGSEVRLTLPRWCPEREALGFVRARTQWLADQLARVPEQRAPRAGGTIFYRGGELAIDHRTVHPRTPQLEDHRIVLGGPADQIAPRLQRWLERSAQALLVEDLAFYAARARIPTPQLRLSRAQRRWGSCSTNGTVRINWRLVQAPDAVRRSVVAHEVAHCLHFDHSPAFHAALGELFEGDLAAADAWIKAHGLSLYASFG